From a region of the Malania oleifera isolate guangnan ecotype guangnan chromosome 12, ASM2987363v1, whole genome shotgun sequence genome:
- the LOC131144885 gene encoding probable 2-carboxy-D-arabinitol-1-phosphatase isoform X2, giving the protein MTCETLAVTTSLFWPSAGPSRKLHELQTHSPAAPRVRCYSSGSDVPLATEKLGNDASITGGAYDFERAATSLTHKLLSSPKKVTLVRHGLSSWNEESRVQGSSNLSILTETGIMQAERCKKGLSNVHFDQCFASPISRAKSSAEIIWQGREEPLVFLDSLKEAHLFFLEGMKNVDARQRYPKEYTTWREDPVNFKVNGVYPVRRLWGTANEAWKEILFTAGENFLVVTHKSILRALICTALGLGPER; this is encoded by the exons ATGACTTGTGAAACTCTTGCGGTCACGACCTCTCTGTTTTGGCCCTCCGCTGGTCCTTCAAGAAAGCTTCACGAGCTGCAGACTCATTCACCGGCGGCCCCTCGAGTTCGATGCTATTCTTCCGGTTCAGACGTTCCTCTGGCCACCG AGAAACTTGGAAATGATGCTTCTATAACTGGTGGTGCATATGACTTCGAAAGAGCAGCAACATCGCTTACCCATAAATTATTGTCTTCACCAAAGAAGGTGACTCTTGTGAGGCATGGCCTTAGCTCTTGGAATGAAGAAAGTAGAGTTCAG GGAAGTTCAAATCTGTCTATCCTAACGGAAACAGGTATAATGCAAGCTGAAAGGTGTAAGAAAGGCTTATCAAATGTACACTTCGATCAGTGCTTCGCAAGTCCAATATCCCGTGCAAAG TCCTCGGCTGAGATAATATGGCAAGGGAGAGAAGAACCACTGGTTTTCCTTGATTCGTTGAAGGAAGCTCATTTATTTTTTCTCGAAGGCATGAAAAATG TGGATGCGAGGCAGAGATATCCGAAGGAGTATACAACATGGAGAGAAGATCCAGTTAATTTCAAAGTAAATGGTGTCTATCCTGTTCGAAGACTATGGGGAACAGCAAATGAGGCATGGAAGGAGATCTTGTTTACAGCT GGGGAGAATTTTTTGGTGGTGACACACAAGTCAATATTGAGGGCGCTGATCTGCACAGCTCTTGGACTAGGCCCAGAGAG
- the LOC131144885 gene encoding probable 2-carboxy-D-arabinitol-1-phosphatase isoform X1 — MTCETLAVTTSLFWPSAGPSRKLHELQTHSPAAPRVRCYSSGSDVPLATEKLGNDASITGGAYDFERAATSLTHKLLSSPKKVTLVRHGLSSWNEESRVQGSSNLSILTETGIMQAERCKKGLSNVHFDQCFASPISRAKSSAEIIWQGREEPLVFLDSLKEAHLFFLEGMKNVDARQRYPKEYTTWREDPVNFKVNGVYPVRRLWGTANEAWKEILFTAGENFLVVTHKSILRALICTALGLGPERFRAIDLSNGGISVFNFNKRGEAMLQSLNMTAHMYSDHVYLS; from the exons ATGACTTGTGAAACTCTTGCGGTCACGACCTCTCTGTTTTGGCCCTCCGCTGGTCCTTCAAGAAAGCTTCACGAGCTGCAGACTCATTCACCGGCGGCCCCTCGAGTTCGATGCTATTCTTCCGGTTCAGACGTTCCTCTGGCCACCG AGAAACTTGGAAATGATGCTTCTATAACTGGTGGTGCATATGACTTCGAAAGAGCAGCAACATCGCTTACCCATAAATTATTGTCTTCACCAAAGAAGGTGACTCTTGTGAGGCATGGCCTTAGCTCTTGGAATGAAGAAAGTAGAGTTCAG GGAAGTTCAAATCTGTCTATCCTAACGGAAACAGGTATAATGCAAGCTGAAAGGTGTAAGAAAGGCTTATCAAATGTACACTTCGATCAGTGCTTCGCAAGTCCAATATCCCGTGCAAAG TCCTCGGCTGAGATAATATGGCAAGGGAGAGAAGAACCACTGGTTTTCCTTGATTCGTTGAAGGAAGCTCATTTATTTTTTCTCGAAGGCATGAAAAATG TGGATGCGAGGCAGAGATATCCGAAGGAGTATACAACATGGAGAGAAGATCCAGTTAATTTCAAAGTAAATGGTGTCTATCCTGTTCGAAGACTATGGGGAACAGCAAATGAGGCATGGAAGGAGATCTTGTTTACAGCT GGGGAGAATTTTTTGGTGGTGACACACAAGTCAATATTGAGGGCGCTGATCTGCACAGCTCTTGGACTAGGCCCAGAGAG GTTTCGAGCAATTGACTTGAGTAATGGTGGAATATCAGTATTTAACTTCAACAAAAGAGGAGAAGCCATGCTTCAGTCCTTGAACATGACAGCCCACATGTATAGTGATCACGTCTATCTTTCCTGA